The following coding sequences lie in one Oceanicola sp. 502str15 genomic window:
- the purL gene encoding phosphoribosylformylglycinamidine synthase subunit PurL, protein MTEPAITPELIEAHGLKPDEYERILGIIGREPSFTELGIFSAMWNEHCSYKSSKLHLRKLPTKGPQVICGPGENAGVVDIGDGQAVVFKMESHNHPSYIEPYQGAATGVGGILRDVFTMGARPIAAMNALSFGEPGHHKTRQLVNGVVEGVGGYGNCFGVPTVGGEVRFHSAYNGNCLVNAFAAGLADADKIFYSAASGIGRPVVYLGAKTGRDGVGGATMASAEFDDTIEEKRPTVQVGDPFTEKRLMEATLELMQTGAVISIQDMGAAGLTCSAVEMGDKGGLGIKLDLNAVPQREPDMTAYEMMLSESQERMLMVLDPAKEAEARAVFEKWDLDFAIVGETIAEDRFLVIHNGETKADLPLATLSGSAPEYDRPWVETPPAEALAPVPEIDAIDGLKALISSPNYAHKAWVWEQYDTMVMADTVVTPGAGSGVVRVHGTGKALAFTSDVTPRYVKANPYEGGKQAVAEAWRNLSAKGALPLATTDNLNFGNPEKPEIMGQFVGALRGIGEACEALDMPIVSGNVSLYNETDGQGILPTPTIGAVGLLDTLDALINGAPRAGHVLLMLGSEGSHLGQSALLAEAFSREEGDAPHVDLAAEKAHGDFIRANAAHIDACTDLSDGGLALAAFEMAEAAGVGVQVDATGNGPLFGEDQARYLIACSFDKAEALMVAAGQASVPLTTVGKFGGDTVSLGGSTAPLSELSETYRSTFAASFA, encoded by the coding sequence ATGACCGAACCCGCCATCACGCCAGAGCTGATCGAAGCCCACGGGCTGAAACCGGATGAATACGAGCGCATCCTCGGGATCATCGGCCGCGAGCCGAGCTTCACCGAGCTGGGCATCTTCTCGGCCATGTGGAACGAGCACTGCTCCTACAAGTCCTCCAAGCTGCACCTGCGCAAGCTGCCCACCAAGGGCCCGCAGGTCATCTGCGGCCCGGGCGAAAATGCCGGCGTCGTCGATATCGGCGATGGCCAGGCGGTGGTCTTCAAGATGGAGAGCCACAATCACCCCTCCTATATCGAGCCCTACCAGGGCGCGGCCACCGGCGTGGGCGGCATCCTGCGCGACGTCTTCACCATGGGCGCCCGGCCCATCGCGGCGATGAACGCGCTCTCCTTCGGCGAGCCGGGCCACCACAAGACCCGCCAGCTCGTCAACGGCGTGGTCGAGGGCGTGGGCGGCTACGGCAACTGCTTCGGCGTGCCCACCGTGGGCGGCGAGGTCCGCTTCCACTCCGCCTACAACGGCAACTGCCTCGTCAACGCCTTCGCCGCCGGTCTCGCGGATGCCGACAAGATCTTCTACTCCGCCGCCTCCGGCATCGGCCGCCCCGTGGTCTACCTCGGCGCGAAAACCGGGCGCGACGGCGTCGGCGGCGCCACCATGGCCTCCGCCGAGTTCGACGACACCATCGAAGAGAAGCGCCCCACCGTTCAGGTCGGCGACCCCTTCACCGAAAAGCGCCTGATGGAAGCCACGCTGGAGCTGATGCAGACCGGCGCCGTGATCTCCATTCAGGACATGGGCGCCGCCGGCCTCACCTGCTCCGCCGTCGAGATGGGCGACAAGGGCGGCCTCGGCATCAAGCTCGACCTCAATGCCGTCCCCCAGCGCGAACCCGACATGACCGCCTATGAGATGATGCTGTCGGAAAGCCAGGAACGCATGCTCATGGTGCTCGACCCCGCCAAGGAGGCCGAGGCCCGCGCGGTCTTCGAGAAATGGGATCTCGACTTTGCCATCGTCGGCGAAACCATCGCCGAAGACCGCTTCCTCGTCATCCACAACGGCGAGACCAAGGCCGACCTTCCGCTCGCCACCCTCTCCGGCTCCGCCCCCGAATATGACCGCCCCTGGGTCGAAACACCGCCCGCCGAGGCCCTCGCCCCGGTGCCCGAGATCGACGCCATCGATGGGCTGAAGGCCCTCATCTCCTCGCCCAACTACGCCCACAAGGCCTGGGTCTGGGAGCAATATGACACCATGGTCATGGCCGATACGGTCGTCACCCCCGGCGCAGGCTCCGGCGTGGTGCGCGTGCACGGCACCGGCAAGGCCCTCGCCTTCACCTCCGACGTGACCCCGCGCTACGTGAAGGCCAACCCCTACGAGGGCGGCAAGCAGGCGGTGGCCGAAGCCTGGCGCAATCTCTCCGCCAAGGGCGCCCTGCCGCTGGCCACCACCGACAACCTCAATTTCGGCAACCCCGAGAAGCCCGAAATCATGGGGCAGTTCGTCGGCGCCCTGCGCGGCATCGGCGAGGCCTGCGAGGCGCTCGACATGCCCATCGTCTCCGGCAACGTCTCGCTCTACAACGAGACCGACGGGCAAGGCATCCTGCCCACCCCCACCATCGGCGCCGTCGGCCTGCTCGACACCCTCGATGCGCTGATCAACGGGGCACCCCGCGCGGGCCACGTCCTGCTGATGCTCGGCAGCGAGGGCAGCCACCTCGGCCAATCCGCCCTGCTGGCAGAGGCCTTCTCCCGCGAAGAAGGCGACGCGCCCCATGTCGATCTCGCCGCCGAAAAGGCCCATGGCGACTTCATCCGCGCCAACGCCGCCCATATCGACGCCTGCACCGACCTGTCCGATGGCGGCCTCGCGCTGGCCGCCTTCGAAATGGCCGAAGCCGCGGGCGTCGGCGTGCAGGTCGACGCCACCGGCAACGGCCCGCTCTTCGGCGAGGATCAGGCCCGCTACCTCATCGCCTGCTCTTTCGACAAGGCCGAGGCCCTGATGGTTGCCGCAGGCCAGGCCAGCGTGCCGCTCACCACCGTCGGCAAGTTCGGCGGCGACACGGTAAGCCTCGGCGGCAGCACCGCCCCGCTTTCCGAGCTCTCCGAAACCTACCGCAGCACCTTCGCTGCAAGTTTCGCGTGA
- a CDS encoding pyridoxal phosphate-dependent aminotransferase translates to MRVSRRSEVDPFIVMDVMEAARAAEAAGRSVIHMEVGQPGTPAPAGARAAVAAALEAGPMGYTVALGLPELRAGIARLYARWYGVELNPERVIVTTGSSGAFLLAFSALFDAGEKVGLGAPGYPSYRQILRALSLQPVEIEARLATRMQPAPEDVPEGLAGLILASPGNPTGTILDRAALGALLERAGAVGASVVSDEIYHGLHYGDRAVSALELTDDVVVINSFSKYFSMTGWRVGWMVVPEADIRTYERLAQNMFICPPHVAQVAALAALDCEEELEGNRAVYARNRAAMLEGLPKAGFTRFAPPDGAFYVYADVSEMTDDSLKFSQQILEKTGVAVTPGLDFDSARGAKWLRFSYARGEADIAEGLRRLIEAVPQM, encoded by the coding sequence ATGCGGGTTTCAAGACGAAGCGAGGTTGATCCCTTTATCGTGATGGACGTGATGGAGGCGGCGCGGGCGGCGGAAGCCGCGGGGCGCTCGGTGATCCATATGGAGGTGGGCCAGCCGGGCACGCCTGCGCCGGCGGGGGCGCGGGCGGCGGTGGCCGCCGCGCTGGAGGCCGGGCCGATGGGCTACACGGTGGCGCTGGGGCTGCCGGAGCTGCGGGCCGGGATCGCCCGGCTTTATGCGCGCTGGTATGGGGTGGAGCTGAACCCGGAGCGGGTGATCGTGACCACCGGCTCCTCGGGGGCGTTCTTGCTGGCGTTTTCGGCGCTGTTCGATGCGGGCGAGAAGGTGGGGCTGGGGGCGCCGGGGTATCCGAGCTATCGGCAGATTTTGCGGGCGTTGAGTTTGCAACCGGTGGAGATCGAGGCGCGGCTGGCGACGCGGATGCAGCCTGCGCCGGAGGATGTGCCGGAGGGGCTTGCGGGGTTGATCCTTGCCTCGCCGGGGAACCCGACCGGGACGATTCTGGACCGGGCGGCGCTTGGGGCGCTCTTGGAGCGGGCCGGAGCGGTTGGGGCCTCGGTGGTGAGCGACGAGATCTATCACGGGCTGCATTATGGTGATCGGGCGGTGAGCGCGTTGGAGCTGACGGATGACGTGGTGGTGATCAATTCCTTCTCGAAATACTTCTCCATGACCGGCTGGCGCGTGGGCTGGATGGTGGTGCCGGAGGCGGACATTCGCACCTATGAGCGGCTGGCGCAGAACATGTTCATCTGCCCGCCCCATGTGGCGCAGGTGGCGGCGCTGGCGGCGCTGGATTGCGAGGAGGAGCTTGAGGGGAACCGGGCGGTTTATGCCCGCAACCGGGCGGCGATGCTGGAGGGGTTGCCGAAGGCCGGGTTTACCCGCTTTGCGCCGCCGGACGGGGCGTTTTACGTTTATGCGGATGTGTCGGAGATGACTGACGACAGCTTGAAGTTCTCGCAGCAAATCCTTGAAAAGACGGGCGTTGCCGTGACGCCGGGGCTGGATTTCGACTCCGCGCGCGGGGCGAAATGGTTGCGGTTTTCCTATGCGCGGGGCGAGGCGGATATTGCCGAGGGGCTGCGGCGGCTGATCGAGGCGGTGCCTCAGATGTAA
- a CDS encoding DsbA family protein, with protein MLRAPLLAATLALTALPAAAFDVAAMSDGEREAFRAEIRAYLLDNPEVLMEAIGVLEERQAADQAQGDVALVASNADALFNDANSWVGGNPEGDITIVEFMDYRCGYCKKAFPEVENLIKADGNIRFIVKEFPILGEQSVVASRFAIATLQVAGPEAYKKVHDAMMGQRGEFTEAALTALAEQAGADPAPILAAMGSDEVSAVIAENHALAQAMQISGTPTFVLEDQMLRGYVPLQAMMGIVAEVREAR; from the coding sequence ATGCTCCGCGCCCCCCTTCTCGCCGCCACCCTCGCCCTCACCGCCCTGCCCGCCGCCGCCTTCGACGTGGCCGCGATGAGCGATGGCGAGCGCGAGGCCTTCCGCGCCGAGATCCGCGCCTACCTGCTCGACAACCCCGAGGTGCTGATGGAGGCCATCGGCGTGCTCGAAGAGCGTCAGGCCGCCGACCAGGCCCAGGGCGACGTGGCCCTCGTGGCCTCCAACGCCGATGCGCTCTTCAACGATGCCAACTCCTGGGTCGGCGGCAATCCCGAGGGCGACATCACCATCGTCGAGTTCATGGATTACCGCTGCGGCTACTGCAAAAAGGCCTTCCCCGAGGTCGAGAACCTGATCAAGGCCGATGGCAACATCCGCTTCATCGTCAAGGAATTCCCGATCCTCGGCGAGCAGTCCGTCGTCGCCTCCCGCTTCGCCATCGCCACGCTTCAGGTGGCCGGCCCCGAGGCCTACAAGAAGGTCCATGATGCGATGATGGGCCAGCGCGGCGAGTTCACCGAGGCCGCCCTGACCGCCCTCGCCGAGCAGGCCGGCGCAGACCCGGCCCCGATCCTCGCCGCCATGGGCAGCGATGAGGTCAGCGCCGTGATCGCCGAAAACCACGCCCTCGCGCAGGCCATGCAGATCTCGGGCACCCCCACCTTCGTGCTGGAAGACCAGATGCTGCGCGGCTACGTCCCGCTTCAGGCGATGATGGGCATCGTCGCCGAGGTCCGCGAGGCGCGTTAG
- the ispG gene encoding flavodoxin-dependent (E)-4-hydroxy-3-methylbut-2-enyl-diphosphate synthase — MSINAIRPWKNIYRRESRQVMVGNVPVGGGAPISVQTMTNTATTDAKATIEQVLRCAEAGADIVRVSVPDEASSKALKEIVRESPVPIVADIHFHYKRALESAEAGAACLRINPGNIGDAKRVQEVVRAAKDHGCSIRIGVNAGSLEKHLLEKYGEPCPEAMVESGLDHIKLLQDNDFHEFKISCKASDVFLSAAAYQQLADATDAPIHLGITEAGGLTSGTIKSAIGLGNLLWMGIGDTIRVSLSADPVEEVKVGYEILKSLGLRHRGVNIISCPSCARQGFDVIKTVEALEKRLEHIKTPMSLSIIGCVVNGPGEALMTDVGFTGGGAGHGMVYLAGKQDHKISNDQMVDKIVEEVEKKAAEIETGKAAAE, encoded by the coding sequence ATGTCGATCAACGCAATCCGCCCGTGGAAGAACATCTACCGCCGCGAGAGCCGTCAGGTGATGGTGGGCAATGTGCCGGTGGGCGGCGGGGCGCCGATTTCGGTGCAGACCATGACCAACACCGCGACGACGGACGCCAAGGCGACCATCGAGCAGGTGCTGCGCTGCGCCGAGGCGGGGGCGGATATTGTGCGGGTTTCGGTGCCCGACGAGGCCTCGAGCAAGGCGCTGAAGGAGATCGTGCGCGAAAGCCCGGTGCCGATCGTGGCGGACATCCACTTTCACTACAAACGCGCGCTGGAAAGCGCCGAGGCGGGCGCGGCCTGCCTGCGGATCAACCCCGGCAACATCGGGGATGCGAAGCGGGTGCAGGAGGTTGTGCGCGCGGCGAAGGACCACGGCTGCTCGATCCGCATCGGGGTGAATGCCGGGTCGCTGGAAAAGCACCTGCTGGAAAAATACGGCGAGCCCTGCCCGGAGGCGATGGTGGAGAGCGGCCTCGACCATATCAAGCTGTTGCAGGACAACGATTTTCACGAGTTCAAGATAAGCTGCAAGGCGAGCGATGTGTTCCTCAGCGCGGCGGCCTACCAGCAGCTTGCCGACGCGACCGATGCGCCGATTCACCTTGGCATCACCGAGGCGGGCGGGCTGACCAGCGGCACGATCAAGAGCGCCATTGGCCTCGGAAACCTGCTGTGGATGGGGATTGGCGACACGATCCGCGTGAGCCTCTCTGCCGATCCGGTGGAAGAGGTGAAGGTGGGCTACGAGATATTGAAATCGCTGGGCCTGCGGCACCGGGGCGTCAATATCATCAGCTGCCCGAGCTGCGCGCGGCAGGGGTTTGACGTGATCAAGACGGTGGAGGCGCTGGAGAAGCGGCTGGAGCACATCAAGACGCCGATGAGCCTCTCGATCATCGGCTGCGTGGTGAATGGCCCCGGCGAGGCGCTGATGACCGATGTGGGCTTTACCGGCGGCGGCGCGGGCCACGGGATGGTTTACCTGGCGGGCAAGCAGGACCACAAGATCAGCAACGACCAGATGGTCGACAAGATCGTCGAGGAAGTGGAGAAGAAGGCAGCCGAAATCGAGACTGGGAAGGCGGCGGCGGAGTAG
- a CDS encoding helix-turn-helix domain-containing protein has translation MIRRRTPKPKAEEEPPKGFDDFDLRLGDIMRGERATMGKSLLDVQRELKIKATYIAAIENSDPSAFETPGFIAGYVRSYARYLALDPEWAFETFCREADFATLSGLEQNGRKGEASKSSKEAVAAADGALGGMLTRLKGGKPGAKQKGGPKARPLTRVAGARDPFAEPNVSFTPRGEGMLSKIEPGAVGSSLVLLALIGAVGYGGWAVLQQVQRVSVAPVDEAPGVVADLDPLAPPSAPTVDYAGVDAATPDALDRLYRPQALDTPVMTPRDGPIAALDPLAQGALAPGAGAGSGGRLVAETGEVTRDDGTEVASADVLELVATAPAWVRVQDAEGNILFEKTLNAGERWIVPEGDDPSQSAAVLRTGAAGAVYFAMDGKTYGPAGPSGNVVAGLTLSRDSLRDAFTTADGGGDGALARVLAEAPQKPLNAPENYEELRRAAEAIVAGAPKVTADGQPLVELVAVRPSWVRVRAADGSTIYERTMQPGDRYSLPQAEVAATLRTGDAGSIYVVAGGQAYGPIGNRGEVVSNFALSAEGATESLAVADLSRDPALQNVMVAENGPLVSE, from the coding sequence ATGATTAGGCGCAGGACGCCAAAGCCGAAGGCGGAGGAGGAACCTCCCAAGGGCTTCGATGATTTCGATCTTCGGCTCGGCGATATCATGCGCGGTGAACGTGCGACCATGGGCAAGAGCCTGCTCGACGTTCAGCGCGAGCTGAAGATCAAGGCCACCTATATCGCTGCCATCGAGAACTCCGATCCGAGTGCTTTCGAGACCCCCGGTTTCATTGCCGGCTACGTGCGTTCCTACGCCCGCTACCTCGCGCTCGACCCGGAATGGGCCTTCGAGACCTTCTGCCGCGAAGCCGATTTTGCCACCCTCTCGGGGCTGGAGCAGAACGGGCGCAAGGGCGAGGCCTCCAAGAGCTCGAAAGAGGCCGTGGCCGCCGCCGACGGCGCGCTTGGGGGGATGCTGACGCGGCTGAAGGGCGGCAAGCCGGGCGCGAAGCAGAAGGGCGGGCCCAAGGCACGCCCGCTGACCCGCGTGGCCGGGGCGCGCGACCCCTTTGCCGAACCCAACGTGTCCTTCACCCCGCGGGGCGAGGGGATGCTGTCGAAGATCGAGCCCGGCGCTGTCGGCTCCTCGCTGGTGCTGCTGGCGCTGATCGGCGCGGTGGGCTACGGCGGCTGGGCCGTGCTGCAACAGGTGCAGCGCGTGTCGGTCGCCCCGGTGGACGAGGCCCCCGGCGTGGTGGCCGACCTCGACCCGCTGGCGCCGCCCTCGGCGCCCACGGTGGATTATGCCGGCGTGGATGCCGCGACCCCCGATGCGCTTGACCGGCTCTATCGCCCGCAAGCGCTCGATACCCCGGTGATGACCCCGCGTGACGGCCCGATTGCCGCGCTCGATCCGCTCGCACAGGGCGCTCTCGCGCCCGGCGCCGGGGCCGGAAGCGGCGGGCGGCTGGTGGCCGAGACCGGCGAAGTGACCCGCGACGACGGCACCGAGGTGGCCAGTGCCGATGTGCTCGAACTGGTGGCAACCGCCCCGGCCTGGGTGCGGGTGCAGGACGCCGAAGGCAACATCCTGTTCGAGAAGACGCTGAACGCCGGTGAACGCTGGATCGTGCCGGAAGGCGACGACCCGAGCCAGAGTGCGGCCGTGCTGCGCACCGGCGCGGCGGGTGCTGTCTACTTTGCGATGGACGGCAAGACCTATGGCCCGGCGGGCCCGAGCGGCAATGTGGTGGCCGGGCTGACCCTGAGCCGCGACAGCCTGCGCGATGCCTTCACCACCGCCGATGGCGGGGGCGACGGGGCCCTGGCGCGGGTGCTGGCAGAAGCGCCGCAAAAGCCGCTGAACGCGCCCGAAAACTACGAAGAGCTGCGCCGCGCCGCCGAGGCGATCGTGGCCGGTGCGCCCAAGGTCACGGCCGATGGCCAGCCGCTGGTGGAACTTGTCGCCGTGCGCCCGAGCTGGGTGCGGGTGCGGGCCGCCGATGGCTCGACGATTTACGAGCGCACCATGCAGCCCGGAGACCGCTACAGCCTGCCTCAGGCCGAGGTGGCGGCAACGCTGCGCACCGGCGATGCCGGCTCGATCTACGTTGTGGCCGGCGGCCAGGCCTATGGGCCGATCGGCAACCGGGGCGAGGTGGTTTCGAACTTTGCACTGAGTGCCGAGGGCGCGACCGAGAGCCTTGCCGTGGCCGACCTGAGCCGCGACCCGGCGTTGCAGAACGTCATGGTTGCCGAGAACGGGCCGCTGGTTTCCGAATGA
- the hemA gene encoding 5-aminolevulinate synthase, producing the protein MSSKADSLRSIDTALEKLHEEGRYRTFIDIERRKGHFPHAVWMKPDGSEQEITVWCGNDYLGMGQHPVVLEAMHEALEATGAGSGGTRNISGTTVYHKRLEAELADLHGKEAALLFTSAYIANDATLSTLPKLLPGLIIYSDELNHASMIEGIRRNGGDKRIFRHNDVNHLRELLEADDPAAPKLIAFESIYSMDGDFGPIREFCDLADEFGALTYLDEVHAVGMYGPRGGGVAERDGLMGRIDMINGTLGKAYGVHGGYIAASAKICDAVRSYAPGFIFTTSLPPVVAAGAAASVAHLKTDQALRDQHQTNARILKTRLKALGLPIIDHGSHIVPVIVGDPKHTKMISDMLLEDYGVYVQPINYPTVPRGTERLRFTPSPVHGPRMIDGLVKAMDGLWNHCELNRQELSA; encoded by the coding sequence ATGAGCTCCAAGGCGGACAGCCTGAGAAGCATTGATACCGCGCTGGAAAAGCTGCACGAGGAAGGCCGTTACCGGACTTTCATCGATATCGAGCGCCGCAAGGGTCACTTTCCGCATGCGGTCTGGATGAAGCCCGATGGCTCCGAGCAGGAGATCACGGTGTGGTGCGGCAACGACTACCTGGGCATGGGGCAGCATCCGGTGGTGCTTGAGGCGATGCACGAGGCGCTGGAGGCCACGGGTGCGGGCTCGGGCGGGACGCGCAATATTTCCGGCACCACGGTTTATCACAAGCGGCTTGAGGCGGAGCTGGCGGACCTGCATGGCAAGGAGGCGGCGCTGCTGTTCACCTCGGCCTATATCGCCAATGATGCCACGCTCTCGACGCTGCCCAAGCTGCTGCCCGGCCTGATCATCTATTCCGACGAGCTGAACCACGCCAGCATGATCGAGGGCATTCGCCGCAACGGCGGCGACAAGCGGATCTTCCGGCACAATGATGTCAACCACTTGCGCGAGCTTCTTGAAGCGGATGACCCGGCGGCGCCGAAGCTGATCGCCTTCGAGTCGATCTATTCGATGGATGGCGACTTCGGCCCGATCCGCGAGTTCTGCGACCTGGCCGACGAGTTCGGCGCGCTGACCTACCTCGACGAGGTGCACGCGGTGGGCATGTATGGCCCGCGCGGCGGCGGGGTGGCGGAGCGCGACGGGCTGATGGGCCGGATCGACATGATCAACGGCACCCTCGGCAAGGCCTATGGCGTGCATGGCGGCTATATCGCGGCCAGCGCGAAGATCTGCGATGCGGTGCGCTCCTACGCGCCGGGCTTCATCTTCACCACCAGCCTGCCGCCGGTGGTTGCGGCGGGTGCGGCCGCCAGCGTGGCGCACCTCAAGACCGACCAGGCGCTGCGCGACCAGCACCAGACCAATGCCCGCATCCTCAAGACCCGCCTCAAGGCGCTCGGCCTGCCGATCATCGACCACGGCAGCCATATCGTGCCGGTGATCGTGGGCGATCCGAAGCACACCAAGATGATCTCGGACATGCTTCTGGAGGACTACGGGGTCTACGTGCAGCCGATCAACTATCCGACGGTTCCGCGCGGCACCGAGCGGCTGCGGTTCACGCCCTCGCCGGTGCATGGGCCGCGGATGATCGACGGCTTGGTTAAGGCGATGGACGGGCTGTGGAACCACTGCGAGCTCAACCGGCAGGAGCTCAGCGCCTGA
- a CDS encoding dipeptidase, with translation MSVTPVLDRIDSQLPEALERLMDLLRIPSISTDPAFKPDCARAADWLVEDLKSLGFEASARETPGHPMVVAHGGPEGGPHVLFYGHYDVQPVDPLELWDRDPFDPEIQDTPKGRVIRARGSSDDKGQLMTFVEALRAWVAEHGSLPCKLTIFFEGEEESGSPSLIPFMKENAEELKADIALICDTGLFADTVPAIITQLRGLLGEELTITAASKDLHSGMYGGAAMNPIRVLTRILASLHDDEGRITVPGFYDGVPEIGDNLKKSWEALGFDEKTFLGDVGLSELAGEKGRMALEQLWSRPTCEINGIKGGYTGDGFKTVLPSKASAKVSFRLVGDQDPLAIRENFRALVRSMLPPDCEVEFHPHGAGPAGHMNTSHPAFETARLALSEEYGREAAYVGCGGSIPIAGYFKSILDMDAMLIGFGKDDDAIHSPNEKYDVESFHKGTRSWARILAALTKTN, from the coding sequence ATGTCTGTCACCCCCGTGCTCGACCGCATCGATTCTCAATTGCCCGAGGCGCTCGAGCGCCTGATGGACCTGCTCCGCATCCCCTCCATCTCCACCGATCCCGCCTTCAAGCCCGACTGTGCCCGCGCCGCCGACTGGCTGGTGGAAGACCTGAAATCCCTCGGTTTCGAGGCCTCCGCCCGCGAAACCCCCGGCCATCCCATGGTCGTCGCCCACGGCGGCCCGGAAGGCGGCCCCCACGTCCTCTTCTACGGCCACTACGACGTGCAGCCGGTCGATCCGCTCGAGCTGTGGGACCGTGACCCCTTCGATCCCGAGATACAGGACACCCCCAAGGGCCGCGTCATCCGCGCCCGCGGCAGCTCCGACGACAAGGGCCAGTTGATGACCTTCGTGGAGGCCCTGCGCGCCTGGGTCGCCGAGCACGGGAGCCTGCCCTGCAAGCTCACGATCTTCTTCGAGGGCGAGGAAGAAAGCGGCTCTCCCTCCCTCATCCCCTTCATGAAGGAAAACGCCGAAGAGCTGAAAGCCGACATCGCCCTGATCTGCGACACCGGCCTCTTCGCCGATACCGTCCCCGCCATCATCACCCAGCTACGCGGCCTTCTGGGCGAGGAGCTGACGATCACGGCGGCCAGCAAGGATCTGCACTCCGGCATGTATGGCGGCGCCGCGATGAACCCGATCCGCGTACTCACCCGCATCCTCGCCTCGCTCCACGACGACGAGGGCCGCATCACCGTGCCCGGCTTCTACGATGGCGTCCCCGAGATCGGCGACAACCTGAAGAAAAGCTGGGAAGCCCTTGGCTTCGATGAAAAAACCTTCTTAGGAGACGTCGGCCTCTCCGAGCTTGCCGGCGAAAAGGGCCGCATGGCGCTCGAACAACTCTGGTCCCGCCCGACCTGCGAGATCAACGGCATCAAGGGCGGTTATACAGGGGACGGCTTCAAGACCGTGCTCCCCTCCAAGGCCTCCGCCAAGGTCTCCTTCCGCCTCGTCGGAGACCAAGATCCACTGGCCATCCGCGAGAACTTCCGCGCCCTCGTCCGCTCCATGCTGCCGCCCGATTGCGAGGTCGAGTTCCACCCCCATGGCGCCGGCCCCGCAGGCCACATGAACACCAGCCACCCCGCCTTCGAAACCGCCCGCCTCGCCCTCTCCGAAGAATACGGCCGCGAAGCCGCCTATGTCGGCTGCGGCGGCTCGATCCCCATCGCGGGCTACTTCAAGAGCATCCTCGACATGGACGCCATGCTCATCGGCTTCGGCAAGGACGACGACGCCATCCACAGCCCCAACGAGAAATACGACGTGGAGAGTTTCCACAAAGGCACCAGAAGCTGGGCCCGAATCCTTGCAGCCCTGACGAAGACAAACTGA
- a CDS encoding alpha/beta fold hydrolase, whose protein sequence is MTLTAHSAHIDGLTIAYEVGGAPTGLPLLFLHGFPQTRAMWHPIAPAFAASHPIVLADLPGYGDSDKPESLKPYAFREMARRLAALMSDLGHETFAVISHDRGARVAHRMALDHPERLAAVTLMDIIPTHTLLTELQLPVAKSYYHWFFLAQPAPFPESLIAPDPNAFYESCLLGWGSAKITDFHEAQLAAYRKAWANPDTRRAMCNDYRTALTLDLADDTADLGAKIQCPAQILYGASGAMAQLYDVPATWAPKTTQQTHAALPGGHFFPDTAPAETTEAVKTFLATL, encoded by the coding sequence ATGACCCTGACCGCCCATTCAGCCCATATCGACGGCCTCACCATCGCCTACGAGGTCGGCGGCGCCCCCACCGGCCTGCCGCTCCTCTTCCTCCACGGCTTCCCGCAAACCCGCGCCATGTGGCACCCGATCGCCCCGGCCTTCGCCGCCTCCCACCCGATCGTGCTCGCAGACCTCCCCGGCTACGGCGACTCCGACAAACCGGAAAGCCTCAAACCCTACGCCTTCCGCGAAATGGCCCGCCGCCTCGCCGCCCTGATGTCCGACCTCGGCCACGAAACCTTCGCCGTGATCTCGCATGATCGAGGCGCCCGCGTGGCCCACCGCATGGCGCTCGACCACCCCGAGCGCCTCGCCGCCGTCACCCTGATGGACATCATCCCCACCCACACCCTGCTCACCGAGCTGCAACTCCCGGTCGCCAAGAGCTACTACCACTGGTTCTTCCTCGCCCAACCCGCCCCCTTCCCCGAATCCCTCATCGCGCCCGACCCGAACGCCTTTTACGAATCCTGCCTCCTCGGCTGGGGCAGCGCCAAAATCACCGACTTCCACGAAGCCCAACTCGCCGCCTACCGCAAAGCCTGGGCCAACCCCGACACCCGCCGCGCCATGTGCAACGACTACCGCACCGCCCTCACCCTCGACCTCGCAGACGACACCGCAGACCTCGGCGCAAAGATCCAATGCCCGGCACAAATCCTCTACGGCGCTTCAGGTGCCATGGCCCAGCTCTACGACGTCCCCGCGACCTGGGCCCCCAAAACCACGCAGCAAACCCACGCCGCCCTCCCCGGCGGCCACTTCTTCCCCGACACCGCCCCGGCCGAAACCACCGAAGCCGTCAAAACCTTCCTCGCAACCCTCTGA